One Betta splendens chromosome 8, fBetSpl5.4, whole genome shotgun sequence DNA segment encodes these proteins:
- the LOC114860182 gene encoding uncharacterized protein LOC114860182, with protein sequence MSHTAGSGEKEETEEAADVKGEEDDDDAETEQSEDLRMVLVGRTGGGKSACGNTILGRRRFLSQSSASSVTHVCALGSAELEEDEAPEDGRAATQRWKQRVAVVDMPGFGDTRLTAEQVHTEVARCVSLTAPGPHAFLLVVPLGRYTYTESQAVCEFIKVFGEGALRYHTVVLFTRGDDLEGRGMEEYLGQMAPAGLQALIDMCGGRYHVFNNKDPSNSAQVRELLLKVGRMVEQTGREFYTSGVYLEAEAAIREEQNRMLREREEAEGEDQGESNGEDNQAKESKLGKCDLEADVADGSEERLEDNDLWVESFSAESRHSAFSLLGDRVKRCRDRFRGRRNGSSRRQSLRLSLRREAALSAKVLDRVRVLVAAGATGLAVGAVFGAAAPLAAAAGASLVGTSLGFAAGQFAGVSVAGGAGVGKAVGAIVAAASGKSAVALGAAAGGVLGGSVGTVAGTEAASPAEGALEALGQVSIIGASAVGLAAGVGGAVGVGAALGAALEGAALSTAALSGPEGAAVGAAVGAATAAGQRAAAVAAAPGAPQAAAAGAAAGAAAGAAAGAVCGAGSSVASAGTAASDPWGTVAATTRILSAVAEIGRAAAGIAVAGGLVVKVVKEKVRRGTGAAESTYSETKSYEIQWNK encoded by the coding sequence gagagaaagaagagacagaagaGGCAGCTGATGTGAAGggtgaggaagatgatgacgaTGCTGAAACTGAACAGAGTGAAGACCTCAGGATGGTCCTCGTTGGAAGGACCGGCGGTGGGAAGAGCGCGTGTGGAAACACCATCTTAGGCCGGAGGCGGTTCCTGTCTCAGAGCAGCGCCAGCTCTGTCACACACGTTTGTGCGCTCGGCAGCGCTGAGctcgaggaggacgaggctccTGAGGACGGCCGTGCTGCCACACAGCGGTGGAAGCAGAGAGTCGCTGTGGTGGACATGCCGGGTTTTGGTGACACTCGCCTCACGGCGGAGCAGGTTCACACAGAGGTCGCCAGATGTGTGTCTCTCACTGCCCCTGGACCACACGCTTTCCTCCTGGTGGTGCCACTGGGACGATACACTTACACTGAGAGCCAGGCGGTCTGTGAGTTCATCAAGGTATTTGGGGAAGGTGCCCTCCGTTACCACACGGTGGTTCTGTTTACCAGAGGTGATGACCTGGAGGGCCGAGGGATGGAGGAGTACCTGGGGCAGATGGCCCCTGCTGGGCTCCAGGCTCTGATTGACATGTGTGGGGGCAGGTACCATGTCTTCAACAACAAGGACCCCAGCAACTCAGCGCAAGTTAGGGAGCTGTTGCTGAAGGTGGGAAGGATGGTGGAGCAGACTGGCAGAGAGTTTTACACCAGTGGTGTCTACCTAGAGGCAGAAGCTGCCatcagagaggagcagaacaggaTGCTGAGGGAGCGCGAGGAAGCAGAGGGCGAAGACCAGGGAGAAAGCAACGGTGAGGACAATCAGGCTAAAGAGTCAAAGCTGGGGAAATGTGACTTAGAGGCCGACGTCGCAGACGGCAGcgaggagaggctggaggacaaTGATTTGTGGGTGGAGAGCTTCTCCGCTGAGAGCAGACACAGCGCCTTCAGTCTCCTGGGGGACAGAGTTAAAAGGTGCAGGGACCGTTTCAGAGGCAGGCGTAATGGAAGCAGCAGGCGACAGTCGCTCCGTCTGTCTTTGAGGAGGGAGGCCGCGCTTTCTGCCAAGGTGCTGGACAGGGTCCGGGTCCTGGTGGCTGCTGGAGCCACGGGCTTGGCGGTCGGGGCTGTGTTCGGCGCCGCTGCTCCGTTGGCAGCGGCAGCGGGGGCCTCTCTCGTGGGGACCTCGCTTGGTTTTGCTGCGGGTCAGTTCGCCGGCGTGTCTGTGGCTGGAGGCGCGGGTGTGGGCAAAGCCGTAGGGGCCATAGTGGCGGCAGCGTCAGGCAAAAGTGCAGTGGCGCTgggggcagcagcagggggGGTTCTGGGCGGTTCTGTGGGAACGGTGGCTGGTACTGAGGCTGCAAGTCCTGCAGAGGGCGCTCTGGAGGCCCTTGGACAGGTCAGCATTATAGGGGCCTCTGCTGTGGGGCTGGCAGCAGGTGTGGGGGGGGCTGTGGGAGTTGGGGCCGCTTTAGGGGCAGCTCTGGAGGGAGCCGCTCTCAGCACTGCAGCCCTCAGTGGGCCCGAAGGTGCAGCCGTGGGCGCCGCCGTTGGTGCCGCCACGGCTGCGGGACAGCGGGCGGCGGccgtggctgcagctccaggggCCCCgcaggcggctgcagcaggcgcagcagcaggcgcagcagcaggcgcagcagcaggcgccgtGTGTGGCGCCGGCTCCAGTGTGGCGTCAGCAGGCACCGCTGCCTCAGACCCGTGGGGCACGGTTGCAGCAACGACGCGCATCCTGTCGGCTGTGGCCGAGATCGGCAGGGCTGCAGCCGGCATCGCCGTGGCCGGCGGGTTGgtggtgaaggtggtgaaggAGAAGGTCCGACGTGGCACCGGAGCAGCAGAGTCCACTTACTCTGAGACCAAGTCCTACGAGATTCAGtggaacaaataa